One Natrinema longum genomic window carries:
- a CDS encoding Kiwa anti-phage protein KwaB-like domain-containing protein, which translates to MDVEDAHDHLRKAKDLVNEDPTNYTRQFLLVDKSDNIDGEYEAGEVPLHRNIQIKISKWVLEQLQTELNKLKNESRSLAKYDIENANKKKVPIQYIDTDDVPLFDRFQSIVMGNSFSETTYGEEDDPSFQVFRAINRLHQDRFAAFSVYTKSQIIGHTWKIKAALRGNEYNTFEEDLVALPDTYDVIYYNGVLFIFNPGRFEKMFDYFETYEESASSVFDSLEESDLTIHNLDKVKTTVMNDNISLRKMSVIEKVGVYDSLTLDKAEEIINEYNLNLNIEEDPEDGRGIRVPDLRHRHDLLRLLNDDHLASELTNELYQVYGKDRRSD; encoded by the coding sequence ATGGATGTGGAGGATGCGCATGACCATTTGCGTAAAGCAAAGGATCTCGTTAACGAGGATCCCACAAATTATACTAGACAGTTTCTTTTAGTAGACAAATCTGACAATATTGATGGAGAATATGAGGCTGGAGAGGTTCCTCTTCACAGAAATATTCAGATAAAAATTAGCAAGTGGGTTCTAGAGCAACTTCAGACTGAACTCAACAAACTAAAGAACGAGTCTAGAAGCCTAGCAAAATACGATATTGAAAATGCTAATAAAAAGAAGGTGCCTATTCAGTACATTGATACTGATGACGTACCTTTGTTTGATCGTTTTCAGTCAATCGTAATGGGGAATTCTTTCTCTGAAACAACTTATGGAGAAGAAGATGACCCATCTTTTCAAGTATTCCGGGCGATTAATCGGCTTCATCAGGATCGCTTTGCAGCATTTAGTGTATATACAAAAAGCCAAATAATTGGACATACATGGAAAATAAAAGCTGCCTTGAGAGGAAACGAGTATAATACGTTTGAGGAGGACCTAGTTGCTCTACCAGACACATATGACGTTATATATTATAATGGTGTCCTTTTCATTTTCAACCCTGGAAGATTCGAGAAGATGTTTGATTATTTCGAGACATATGAAGAGAGTGCATCAAGCGTTTTCGACAGTTTAGAAGAGTCTGATCTCACAATACATAATCTAGACAAAGTAAAGACAACAGTGATGAACGACAATATCTCTCTGAGAAAAATGAGTGTTATTGAAAAAGTCGGTGTATATGATTCACTAACACTTGATAAAGCAGAAGAGATAATTAATGAATATAATCTGAATCTAAATATTGAGGAAGATCCTGAGGATGGCCGAGGAATTAGGGTCCCAGACTTGCGACACCGCCATGATCTTCTACGGTTATTAAACGATGATCATCTAGCATCCGAATTAACAAATGAGCTCTACCAGGTATATGGGAAAGATCGCCGGTCTGATTGA
- a CDS encoding MarR family transcriptional regulator, with amino-acid sequence MRYSGDWMSLVDDRILEYIYENDSGSPKEMKDKGHIRYSRQHIARRCRKLNEKGLLTHLGNGVYVITDEGEAYLKGELDTETWTRVNRNEDKADSSTNSVQNST; translated from the coding sequence ATGCGCTACTCAGGAGACTGGATGTCTCTCGTCGATGATCGTATTTTAGAATATATTTACGAGAACGATTCAGGTTCTCCAAAAGAAATGAAAGATAAGGGTCATATTCGCTACTCTCGGCAGCATATCGCCCGAAGGTGCAGGAAACTCAACGAGAAAGGGCTTCTCACCCATCTTGGTAACGGAGTCTACGTCATCACTGATGAGGGTGAAGCCTATCTCAAAGGTGAACTTGACACAGAGACTTGGACTCGAGTTAATAGGAACGAAGATAAAGCCGATTCCTCTACAAATAGCGTCCAAAATTCAACCTAA
- a CDS encoding helix-turn-helix transcriptional regulator — protein MSGHPLYSCDTPGCDGWKEVITPDGYVCEDCADELATDYEAEPELVADGGIAWGDLTGFQRDILEAIAAIGSTGEDSYGLAIKEQLEQHHDEVLHGRLYQNLDSLIDDDLLERGELDGRTNSYTLLPEAKALLEESVHRRADACGLQVTEADDSDESGDQDE, from the coding sequence ATGAGCGGACACCCGCTCTACTCCTGCGACACGCCCGGCTGTGACGGCTGGAAAGAGGTAATCACGCCCGACGGCTACGTCTGCGAGGACTGCGCGGACGAACTCGCGACGGACTACGAAGCCGAGCCCGAGCTGGTGGCCGACGGCGGCATCGCCTGGGGCGACCTCACCGGATTCCAGCGGGACATTCTCGAGGCGATCGCCGCCATTGGCTCCACTGGCGAGGATTCCTACGGCCTCGCGATCAAGGAGCAACTCGAGCAGCACCACGACGAAGTTCTCCACGGACGGCTGTACCAGAACCTCGACAGCCTCATCGACGACGATCTCCTCGAGCGCGGGGAACTCGACGGGCGGACGAACAGCTACACGCTGCTGCCCGAAGCCAAGGCGCTGCTTGAGGAGAGCGTTCACCGACGCGCGGACGCCTGCGGGCTCCAAGTCACCGAAGCCGACGACAGCGACGAGAGCGGTGATCAGGATGAGTAA
- a CDS encoding tyrosine-type recombinase/integrase: protein MTDDLEPISPREAVDLYVSHRELEVSEKTLQNHKYRLDAFVEWCNEVGIDNLNDLTGRHLHQYRVWRQQDVNIVTLRGQLATLRVFLEFCASIDAVEPGMRERVKLPDVDRGDEARDEMLDADRGHKIIGYLERYKRASRDHVIMAILWHTGIRLGSLRAVDLEDYEPDEQCFWLRHRPDTGTPLKNQGPAERAMALDDYYCDVLDEYIRFHRHDVVDEHGREPLVTSDQGRLSSGQIRSEVYRLTQPCLIGECPHDRDPNDCEATEYGHYYDCPSSLSPHTIRRGAITYQLREDIPEKIVSDRCDVSSEVLDRHYDRRTDREKMEQRRDFIEDL, encoded by the coding sequence ATGACCGATGACCTCGAGCCGATCTCACCACGCGAAGCGGTCGACCTCTACGTCTCACACCGCGAACTCGAGGTGAGCGAGAAGACGCTCCAGAATCACAAGTACCGGCTCGACGCCTTCGTCGAGTGGTGCAACGAGGTCGGGATCGACAACCTCAACGATCTCACCGGCCGGCATCTCCACCAATACCGAGTGTGGCGACAGCAGGACGTGAACATCGTGACGCTCCGCGGGCAGCTCGCGACGCTCCGCGTCTTCCTCGAGTTCTGTGCGTCGATCGACGCCGTCGAACCGGGGATGCGCGAGCGGGTGAAACTGCCGGACGTCGACCGCGGTGACGAAGCGCGCGACGAGATGCTCGACGCCGATCGTGGTCACAAGATCATCGGCTACCTCGAGCGGTACAAGCGCGCGAGCCGTGACCACGTCATCATGGCGATCCTCTGGCACACGGGGATCCGCCTCGGGAGTCTTCGCGCGGTCGACCTCGAGGACTACGAGCCCGACGAGCAGTGCTTCTGGTTACGACACCGGCCCGATACGGGCACGCCGCTCAAGAACCAGGGGCCAGCCGAGCGGGCGATGGCACTCGACGACTACTACTGCGATGTCCTTGACGAGTACATCCGTTTTCACCGTCACGATGTCGTGGACGAACACGGCCGCGAGCCGCTCGTCACGAGCGACCAGGGGCGGCTGAGTTCCGGACAGATTCGTTCGGAGGTGTACCGGCTTACCCAGCCCTGCCTGATCGGGGAGTGCCCGCACGACCGCGATCCGAACGACTGCGAAGCCACGGAGTACGGGCACTACTACGACTGCCCGAGCAGTCTCTCGCCGCACACTATTCGGCGCGGGGCGATCACCTACCAGCTCCGCGAGGACATTCCCGAGAAGATCGTCAGCGACCGCTGTGACGTTTCCTCTGAAGTCCTCGATCGCCACTATGACCGCCGTACAGACCGTGAGAAGATGGAACAGCGACGCGACTTCATCGAAGACCTATAA
- a CDS encoding class I SAM-dependent methyltransferase, giving the protein MAEDRNRARDRTESRDEDARRADVRDTYDRIATHFASTREYAWPEVETFVEAHASDVAGVGLDLGCGNCRHAELLAAHLESVVGLDVSRGLLETGQTRALKRGFAVDLIQGDAAALPLATDSIDVAVYVATLHHLPTRAARTASLDELARVLRPGGHALVSAWSTAHDKFEETEGFDTTIEWTLPGGETVDRFYHIYAPDEFEAELADSALECREVELSSGNCYATVTGTGSNA; this is encoded by the coding sequence ATGGCCGAGGACCGGAATCGGGCTCGAGACCGAACGGAGAGCCGAGACGAGGACGCCCGTCGCGCCGACGTACGCGACACCTACGATCGGATCGCGACCCACTTCGCGTCCACGCGAGAGTACGCCTGGCCCGAAGTCGAGACGTTCGTCGAGGCTCACGCGAGCGACGTCGCAGGCGTCGGGCTCGACCTCGGCTGTGGCAACTGCCGTCACGCTGAACTCCTCGCTGCCCACCTCGAGTCCGTCGTCGGCCTCGACGTCAGCCGCGGCCTGCTCGAGACGGGGCAAACACGGGCGCTCAAGCGTGGCTTCGCCGTCGACCTGATTCAGGGGGACGCCGCGGCGCTTCCGTTGGCGACAGACAGTATCGACGTGGCGGTCTACGTCGCGACGCTGCACCATCTGCCGACGCGGGCCGCCCGCACGGCTAGCTTGGACGAGCTCGCGCGCGTGCTCAGACCGGGCGGCCATGCACTCGTCAGCGCGTGGTCGACTGCCCACGACAAGTTCGAGGAGACCGAGGGGTTCGACACGACGATCGAGTGGACCCTCCCCGGCGGCGAGACGGTCGACCGGTTCTACCACATCTATGCCCCCGACGAGTTCGAGGCCGAACTCGCCGACAGCGCCCTCGAGTGTCGCGAGGTAGAACTCTCGAGTGGGAACTGTTACGCGACAGTGACCGGCACCGGGTCGAACGCGTAG
- a CDS encoding site-specific integrase, which yields MVPEQSEKYLNQRQLEDYHSFRTQLIKWLLNLGKDPEMAEGYAFDTTQQRGHKLDQFYRWIWRQEEGYTLRVTTDHADEYCKELVYEELSKTHKAAVQKAIKSLFKYLNHERGRSIDWEPEIKFSSGGATHQIRDFLTGDERRKIKQSGLEYGSIPHYNSLDPREREKWKTHLAQRFEKPKNEVTRSDWEKANGWKYPSIVYTSMDAGLRPKEVGRAKTSRLDLENGMLRIPKDESTKNTDDWHVALSERTSNILRKWVSEREITKSTGGRKHCGLPSTEIRTVARRSTGCWTNSARKPVFRWSTGICPGTQLDTV from the coding sequence GTGGTTCCGGAACAGTCGGAGAAATACTTGAACCAGCGGCAGCTCGAGGACTACCACAGCTTCCGGACACAGTTGATCAAGTGGCTTCTCAACCTGGGAAAGGATCCGGAGATGGCTGAGGGTTACGCGTTCGACACTACGCAGCAGAGAGGGCATAAACTGGATCAGTTCTACCGGTGGATCTGGAGGCAGGAAGAGGGTTATACGCTCCGCGTCACGACAGATCACGCGGACGAGTACTGTAAGGAGTTGGTGTACGAGGAGCTGTCGAAGACTCACAAGGCTGCTGTCCAGAAAGCGATCAAATCACTGTTCAAGTATTTGAACCATGAGAGAGGACGGAGTATCGACTGGGAGCCGGAGATCAAGTTCTCCAGTGGAGGAGCTACACACCAGATACGGGACTTCCTGACAGGAGACGAACGACGGAAGATCAAACAGAGTGGTCTCGAGTACGGATCCATACCCCACTACAACTCCCTCGATCCCCGAGAACGAGAGAAGTGGAAGACTCATCTGGCGCAGCGGTTCGAGAAACCGAAGAACGAGGTAACCAGGAGTGACTGGGAGAAAGCGAACGGCTGGAAGTATCCCTCTATCGTCTACACATCGATGGACGCAGGACTAAGACCCAAGGAGGTTGGACGCGCCAAGACAAGCCGGTTGGATCTCGAGAACGGGATGCTTCGAATCCCCAAGGATGAGTCCACGAAGAATACGGATGACTGGCACGTCGCTCTCAGCGAACGCACATCGAATATTCTCCGGAAATGGGTGAGTGAACGAGAGATTACGAAAAGTACCGGGGGACGGAAGCACTGTGGCTTACCAAGTACGGAAATCCGTACGGTAGCTCGTCGCTCAACCGGTTGCTGGACAAACTCTGCGAGGAAGCCGGTATTCCGGTGGAGCACAGGGATATGTCCTGGTACTCAATTAGACACAGTGTAG
- a CDS encoding HalOD1 output domain-containing protein codes for MGTTISGVGVEAVEYAQESGTVRTQFDQEKTPASMAVVATLADVMDTDPVELDPLHSTVDADELDALVRVRNGTNGDTHAAFTYEGHAITVHSYGVITITPENELAVEKHERGAGR; via the coding sequence ATGGGTACAACGATATCTGGGGTTGGAGTAGAAGCGGTTGAGTACGCTCAGGAATCTGGGACTGTTCGCACCCAGTTCGATCAGGAGAAGACACCAGCGAGCATGGCTGTTGTCGCAACGCTGGCGGACGTAATGGATACTGACCCTGTCGAACTCGACCCGCTCCATTCCACTGTTGACGCCGACGAATTAGATGCGCTCGTCCGCGTTCGCAACGGGACAAACGGGGATACCCACGCTGCATTCACGTACGAGGGGCACGCAATAACCGTACACAGCTACGGTGTGATCACTATCACACCAGAAAACGAACTCGCAGTGGAGAAACACGAAAGGGGGGCGGGAAGATGA